The proteins below come from a single Melospiza melodia melodia isolate bMelMel2 chromosome 12, bMelMel2.pri, whole genome shotgun sequence genomic window:
- the AADAC gene encoding arylacetamide deacetylase, translated as MGARLLCLCLLTALLAYYIYSPLPPELAQPGTVMLLSAAIRALGHLSELGELLGLMHYMEGLRLISTVELVAPTSDENVTVTDTELSGVPVRLFLPRRPPGALRRAVLFFHGGGWCLGDAGMHGYDLMSRRISNELNAVVVSVNYRLAPPHRFPAQFEDVYSVTRFFLQDKVLSQYGVDPARVCVAGDSAGGNLAAAVAQQLSEDPEAKTKLKAQVLIYPALQALDLDLPSYRDNAHKPLLPRALMVRFWSEYLSAEPALRAAMAAGRHVPPEAAPLLPRVNWSRWLPAAMRGAHTYEGPALAGAGLARRFPALLDPRASPLLAPEARLRRLPPAFVLTCEHDVLRDDGAMYAARLRAAGVPVTHHHARDAFHGAVTFLAWPLELAVGRRLFDTCMGWLKENL; from the exons ATGGGGGCCCggctgctgtgcctgtgcctcCTCACCGCCCTGCTCGCCTACTACATCTACAGCCCGCTGCCGCCGGAGCTGGCCCAGCCCGGCACCGTGATGCTCCTCTCGGCTGCCATCAGGGCCCTGGGGCACCTG TcggagctgggggagctgctggggctgatgCACTACATGGAGGGGCTGAGGCTGATCTCCACGGTGGAGCTGGTGGCTCCCACGTCCGACGAGAACGTGACGGTGACGGACACGGAGCTCAGCGGGGTCCCCGTGCGCCTGTTCCTGCCCCGGAGGCCGCCCGGAGCGCTCAGGAGGGCCGTGCTCTTCTTCCACGGCGGCGGCTGGTGCCTGGGAGACGCAG GCATGCATGGCTACGATCTCATGTCTCGGCGGATTTCAAACGAGCTGAATGCTGTCGTGGTGTCAGTCAA CTACAGGCTGGCCCCTCCGCACCGTTTCCCTGCCCAGTTTGAGGACGTGTACTCGGTGACCAGGTTCTTCCTGCAGGACAAGGTGCTGTCCCAGTACGGGGTGGACCCTGCGCGGGTCTGCGTGGCCGGGGACAGCGCCGGGGGCAACCTGGCTGCAGCCGTGGCACAGCAG CTGTCGGAGGACCCCGAAGCGAAAACCAAGCTGAAAGCTCAGGTTCTGATCTACCCCGCGCTGCAGGCGCTGGACCTGGACCTGCCGTCGTACCGGGACAACGCGCACAAGCCGCTGCTGCCGCGGGCGCTGATGGTGCGCTTCTGGAGCGAGTACCTGAGCGCGGAGCCCGCGCTGCGCGCCGCCATGGCCGCGGGCCGCCACGTTCCGCCCGAGGCCGCGCCGCTGCTGCCCCGGGTGAACTGGAGCCGCTGGCTGCCCGCCGCCATGCGCGGCGCCCACACCTACGAGGGCCCGGCGCTGGCGGGCGCGGGGCTGGCGCGGCGCTTCCCGGCGCTGCTGGACCCGCGAGCGAGCCCGCTGCTGGCCCCCGAGGCCCGGCTGCGCCGCCTGCCCCCGGCCTTCGTGCTGACCTGCGAGCACGACGTGCTGCGCGACGACGGCGCCATGTACGCGGCCCGGCTGCGCGCCGCCGGCGTGCCCGTCACGCACCACCACGCCAGGGACGCCTTCCACGGCGCCGTGACCTTCCTGGCCTGGCCGCTGGAGCTGGCCGTGGGCCGCCGCCTCTTCGACACCTGCATGGGCTGGCTGAAGGAGAACCTGTGA